Proteins encoded together in one Acholeplasma hippikon window:
- a CDS encoding helix-hairpin-helix domain-containing protein gives MKKHRFYILLFLFICIMIYFYPKETKKEIIPLESKEISVYIDGAVNFPGTYILQGNNKTLGYLIHLAGGLTPYANIESLDLKSIVAKEKYTIPEYEKKLVEKVVKLNLNTASYDELIKIPYISETKALDILIYRKEHTSFRSLDELINISGIGEKTLEKLKVYLTL, from the coding sequence TTGAAAAAACATAGATTTTATATTTTACTTTTCTTGTTTATTTGCATAATGATTTATTTTTATCCAAAAGAAACAAAAAAAGAAATTATTCCCTTAGAGTCTAAAGAAATATCAGTTTATATTGATGGAGCAGTGAATTTTCCTGGTACTTATATTCTTCAAGGTAACAATAAAACGCTTGGATATTTAATACATCTAGCTGGAGGATTAACGCCATATGCAAACATTGAATCATTAGATTTAAAGAGTATTGTTGCTAAAGAAAAATATACAATTCCTGAATATGAGAAGAAACTTGTAGAAAAGGTTGTTAAACTAAACTTAAATACAGCAAGCTATGATGAATTAATTAAAATACCATATATCAGTGAAACAAAAGCGTTAGATATTTTAATCTATAGAAAAGAACATACTTCATTTCGTTCACTAGATGAATTAATAAACATTAGTGGCATAGGTGAAAAGACTCTTGAAAAACTTAAAGTTTACCTTACCTTATAG
- a CDS encoding class I SAM-dependent methyltransferase: protein MGFEHLYDFLQEDVNFDELLKPLLPYIDKNEEVLDAGCGSGHILTNLASKGYRMVGVDINSHMLSLAKQRLEELNINADLYEHDLKKPLPRQFKTIIALLDVFHYFMGIKTIAKNMYNGLTPNGTLILDLYHSPVNEIETENDDYFMYTWKVETKGTKIRHDIKVYNGEFEGEYKVSQYYYPVSYYVDTLKEVGFKVSKINGFDDRKVYLICRK from the coding sequence ATGGGCTTTGAACATTTATATGATTTTTTGCAGGAAGATGTAAATTTTGATGAATTATTAAAACCACTTTTACCATATATTGATAAAAATGAAGAAGTATTAGATGCAGGGTGTGGCTCAGGTCATATTCTTACGAATTTGGCTTCTAAAGGCTATCGTATGGTAGGGGTAGATATTAATTCACATATGTTAAGTCTTGCAAAACAACGCTTAGAAGAATTAAATATAAATGCAGATTTATATGAACACGATCTAAAAAAACCATTACCTAGACAATTTAAAACAATCATCGCACTATTAGATGTCTTCCACTATTTTATGGGGATTAAAACAATCGCTAAAAATATGTATAATGGCCTAACACCAAATGGAACATTAATTCTTGATTTATATCATTCACCAGTGAATGAAATAGAAACAGAAAATGATGATTATTTTATGTACACTTGGAAGGTAGAAACAAAAGGCACTAAAATTCGTCATGATATTAAAGTATATAATGGTGAGTTTGAAGGTGAATACAAGGTGAGTCAATATTATTACCCTGTATCTTATTATGTGGATACATTAAAAGAAGTTGGCTTTAAAGTTTCTAAAATTAATGGTTTTGATGATCGTAAAGTTTACTTAATCTGTAGAAAATAA
- the rsfS gene encoding ribosome silencing factor yields the protein MDLLKKSIELLEKVNGKDIAVYEFLEKSPYYDYFVVATVNERAGQAAIGYFGKELKENLRAIEGNKGNTGWTLIDLGDVVVHLFTEKDREFYGFDKRFMELRKEIK from the coding sequence ATGGACTTATTAAAAAAATCAATTGAATTATTAGAAAAAGTAAATGGTAAAGATATTGCTGTTTATGAATTCTTAGAAAAATCACCTTACTATGATTATTTCGTTGTAGCGACAGTAAACGAACGTGCTGGTCAAGCTGCAATTGGTTATTTCGGTAAAGAACTAAAAGAAAACTTACGTGCAATCGAAGGCAACAAAGGAAACACAGGTTGGACTTTAATTGACTTAGGAGATGTTGTTGTTCATTTATTTACTGAAAAAGACAGAGAATTCTATGGATTTGATAAACGTTTCATGGAATTAAGAAAAGAAATCAAATAA
- the yqeK gene encoding bis(5'-nucleosyl)-tetraphosphatase (symmetrical) YqeK has protein sequence MIDKIYLDVKEKYKDRYDRFLHILGVRDTAVMLAKRYHVDEKRAEIAALFHDYTKYDDKAYQMSFLTQEELKKYEGFEVMYHAISASRLLEQKYEIHDPEILSAIYNHVWGKPKMSLLDKIILIADKTEPSRNFLLVDELRKLSFESLDLAIIKYLEDYKLHVKNEGYNYPLEVDSIIQELKGV, from the coding sequence ATGATTGATAAAATCTATTTAGATGTAAAAGAAAAATATAAAGATCGATATGATCGATTCTTGCATATTTTAGGTGTAAGAGATACTGCAGTAATGTTAGCTAAAAGATATCATGTAGATGAGAAAAGGGCAGAAATTGCAGCACTTTTTCACGATTACACAAAATATGATGATAAAGCATATCAAATGAGTTTTTTAACCCAAGAAGAATTGAAAAAGTATGAAGGTTTTGAAGTGATGTATCATGCAATTAGCGCTTCAAGATTATTAGAACAAAAGTATGAAATTCATGATCCTGAAATTTTAAGTGCAATCTATAATCATGTATGGGGTAAACCTAAGATGTCATTATTAGATAAAATCATTTTGATTGCTGATAAGACAGAACCAAGTAGAAATTTTCTACTTGTCGATGAACTTAGAAAACTATCATTTGAATCATTAGATTTAGCAATTATAAAATACTTAGAAGATTATAAATTACATGTTAAAAACGAAGGGTATAATTATCCTTTAGAAGTGGATAGTATTATCCAAGAATTAAAAGGAGTGTAA
- a CDS encoding GTPase: MNRCIGCGAAIQSHDKEAVGYAKSSDQVFCQNCFRLMHYGKAEGHFHPDELPTFKKDSLIVVVSSVLYLDTLLTSPVKRLNDDYKVIYLINQIDLLPDATSKSILLGNIKKRFKEFRVAYDEIILMSAINPYDIEELKSYILNKRYEDVYLIGLQNSGKTTIFKSLTGNKDAIVLPKAALTQTILSGKLENVNIYDTPGLYQSGYLHEFLPYDVYKEILPTKQFKPRNGILETDDAILIGGILGLSVIKGTVKSVLYVKDNVKHQLSKADKALSILEKNQVFDVVFEKYGYKDYVLKDDKKYQITMADFGILQVTGPATVRVIAHPKLHVSLTEGFFR, from the coding sequence ATGAATAGATGTATTGGCTGTGGTGCAGCCATCCAAAGCCATGATAAAGAAGCTGTTGGATATGCGAAATCAAGCGATCAAGTATTTTGTCAAAATTGTTTTAGATTAATGCATTATGGTAAAGCAGAAGGACATTTCCATCCAGATGAGTTACCTACATTCAAAAAAGATTCTTTAATTGTTGTTGTTTCAAGTGTACTTTATTTAGACACACTTTTAACTTCACCTGTTAAAAGATTGAATGATGATTATAAAGTTATCTATTTAATTAACCAAATTGATTTATTGCCTGATGCAACTTCAAAGTCAATTTTATTAGGAAATATTAAAAAGCGCTTTAAAGAATTTAGAGTTGCATATGATGAGATTATTCTTATGAGTGCAATTAATCCATATGATATTGAAGAATTAAAATCATATATTTTAAATAAAAGATATGAAGATGTTTACTTAATCGGTTTACAAAATAGTGGTAAGACAACAATCTTTAAGTCCTTAACGGGTAATAAAGATGCAATTGTATTACCTAAAGCTGCATTAACGCAAACCATTCTTTCAGGTAAACTAGAAAATGTAAATATTTATGATACACCTGGGTTATACCAAAGCGGATATTTACATGAATTCTTACCATATGATGTATATAAAGAAATTTTACCAACAAAACAGTTTAAACCTAGAAATGGCATATTAGAAACTGACGATGCAATTTTAATCGGTGGTATTTTAGGATTAAGTGTAATAAAAGGTACAGTAAAATCTGTTTTATATGTAAAGGATAATGTCAAACATCAACTTTCTAAAGCTGATAAAGCATTATCAATTTTAGAAAAAAACCAAGTGTTCGATGTTGTCTTTGAAAAATATGGCTATAAAGACTATGTACTAAAAGATGATAAAAAATATCAAATTACAATGGCAGACTTTGGCATTTTACAAGTAACTGGACCAGCAACCGTTCGCGTGATTGCGCATCCTAAGTTACATGTAAGTTTAACAGAAGGGTTCTTTAGATGA
- a CDS encoding YqeG family HAD IIIA-type phosphatase produces MAIYKKCIPNLYVKSIYDISYDELKKQGIKALLFDLDNTIINYDQTKLEVKAIEFLNELENDFKVVIISNSRNERVLNAVGSHFTFVSFARKPLKVGFKKALKKINFSSNEVAMIGDQLMTDVFGGNRMKFKTILVEAVLRKSDRLSTRINRKLEKYFLNRIKVKSPKEYDEVLRAYAEKHE; encoded by the coding sequence ATGGCTATTTACAAAAAATGTATTCCAAATTTATACGTAAAATCAATCTATGATATCTCATATGATGAGTTGAAAAAGCAGGGAATTAAAGCTCTGCTTTTTGACTTAGATAATACGATTATCAACTATGATCAAACTAAACTAGAAGTGAAAGCAATAGAATTTTTAAATGAATTAGAAAACGATTTTAAAGTCGTTATTATTTCTAACTCAAGAAATGAAAGAGTATTAAATGCGGTTGGTTCACATTTTACTTTTGTGTCATTTGCGAGAAAACCATTAAAAGTAGGATTCAAAAAAGCACTAAAGAAAATCAATTTTTCATCAAATGAGGTTGCGATGATTGGTGATCAACTCATGACTGACGTCTTTGGTGGCAACCGTATGAAGTTTAAAACGATTTTAGTAGAAGCAGTTTTACGTAAATCAGATAGACTTTCTACTCGTATCAATCGAAAATTAGAAAAGTATTTCCTAAATAGAATAAAGGTTAAATCCCCTAAAGAATATGATGAGGTATTAAGAGCTTATGCAGAAAAGCATGAATAG
- the greA gene encoding transcription elongation factor GreA, whose amino-acid sequence MSQKKLFELTQAGLDALKLELEDLKDVKRKENLEALKEAREQGDLSENADYDAARNEQARIEARILEIETIIKNVKIIKESNDSSAVNLGKEVTIKYLGIGRDLEDTYHIVGTIESDPKNKKVSIDSPLGKSIKGRTVGDVVTVKSETGKTFQVEILSIK is encoded by the coding sequence ATGTCACAAAAAAAATTATTTGAATTAACTCAAGCCGGTTTAGACGCTTTAAAATTAGAATTAGAAGATTTAAAAGACGTCAAACGTAAAGAAAATCTAGAAGCTTTAAAAGAAGCACGTGAACAAGGGGACTTATCAGAAAATGCTGACTATGATGCAGCAAGAAATGAACAAGCAAGAATTGAAGCGCGTATTCTAGAAATTGAAACAATTATCAAAAACGTTAAAATTATTAAAGAATCAAACGACTCTTCAGCAGTTAACTTAGGTAAAGAAGTTACAATTAAATATCTAGGTATTGGTAGAGATTTAGAAGATACTTATCATATCGTAGGTACAATTGAATCAGATCCAAAAAATAAAAAAGTTTCTATTGACTCACCACTAGGAAAATCAATCAAAGGCAGAACGGTTGGAGATGTTGTTACAGTTAAATCAGAAACTGGTAAGACGTTCCAAGTTGAGATTTTATCAATTAAATAA
- a CDS encoding M48 family metallopeptidase, whose translation MFQRKNKVLSGTYEKRDISLSYEIHYKKIKHIYFRFKNNVLVVTANERLSKENIIYAIDINFDKILKLKNKKQSKVEVKKYQLWGKELSIDVFFDGLAQTEKNMFEIYKNETLKMIETLTPNLVNDLNKLGLTLVPIIVKPLKTKYGSCQIYKKTITINSFLAKLDPIYLYYVLLHEYCHLLVPNHQAAFYKKLDLVMKNHKQVQKSLRKHTIMF comes from the coding sequence GTGTTTCAAAGAAAAAATAAAGTGTTAAGTGGAACATATGAAAAGCGCGATATATCACTTTCATATGAAATTCATTACAAAAAAATCAAGCATATCTACTTTAGATTTAAAAATAATGTTTTAGTTGTTACTGCAAATGAACGTTTATCAAAAGAAAATATCATTTATGCTATTGATATAAACTTTGATAAAATTTTAAAGCTTAAAAATAAAAAACAATCCAAAGTAGAAGTTAAAAAATATCAGTTATGGGGCAAAGAACTATCAATTGATGTATTTTTTGATGGGTTAGCTCAAACTGAAAAAAACATGTTTGAAATTTATAAAAATGAAACACTTAAAATGATTGAAACATTAACACCAAATTTAGTTAATGATTTAAATAAGTTAGGTCTAACACTTGTTCCAATCATTGTAAAACCACTAAAAACAAAATATGGTTCATGTCAAATTTACAAAAAAACAATTACGATTAATTCGTTTTTAGCAAAACTCGACCCAATTTACTTATATTATGTGTTACTTCATGAATATTGTCATTTATTAGTACCTAATCATCAAGCAGCCTTCTATAAAAAATTAGATTTAGTCATGAAAAACCATAAACAAGTACAAAAATCCTTAAGAAAACATACAATTATGTTTTAG
- a CDS encoding O-methyltransferase, translating to MTSKLNEFKQYCLERDIPIITDEGLAYIIDYIRKNNVKKILEIGTAYGYSAICFSLENTVVDTFERDPERIVEAKKWVKTFNANVTIYDEDALLYEGLTDKYDLIFIDAAKSQYQKFFEKFKHNLNTDSAIICDNISFHQLKIEDVKNRNTKALLRKLEAFKTFLIENKDFDSIILPEVGDGLSVSKKK from the coding sequence ATGACATCGAAGCTTAATGAATTCAAACAGTATTGTTTGGAAAGAGATATTCCAATCATTACTGATGAAGGCTTAGCATATATCATTGATTACATTAGAAAAAATAACGTTAAAAAAATTCTAGAAATTGGAACAGCATATGGTTATAGTGCCATATGCTTTTCACTAGAAAACACCGTTGTTGACACTTTTGAAAGAGATCCTGAACGTATCGTAGAAGCAAAAAAATGGGTTAAAACATTTAACGCCAATGTAACAATCTATGATGAAGATGCACTACTGTATGAAGGGTTAACTGATAAGTATGATTTAATCTTTATTGATGCTGCAAAAAGCCAATATCAAAAGTTTTTTGAAAAGTTCAAACATAATTTAAACACAGATAGTGCAATTATTTGTGATAACATCTCATTCCATCAATTAAAAATAGAAGATGTTAAAAATAGAAATACAAAAGCCTTATTAAGAAAATTAGAAGCATTTAAAACTTTCTTAATAGAAAACAAAGATTTTGATTCAATTATTCTACCAGAAGTTGGAGACGGACTAAGTGTTTCAAAGAAAAAATAA
- a CDS encoding DUF1292 domain-containing protein produces the protein MDVLDKLSIISDDKEEIVTIIFTFSENGKNYVVFEFDESKEISAARYVEGATPEEGELLDIETEEEWELVDRVFEQYQKDLEAEESEDDIEA, from the coding sequence ATGGACGTATTAGATAAATTATCAATCATCTCAGATGATAAAGAAGAAATCGTAACAATTATTTTTACATTCTCAGAAAATGGAAAAAACTATGTAGTTTTTGAATTTGATGAATCAAAAGAGATTTCAGCAGCAAGATATGTTGAAGGTGCTACTCCTGAAGAAGGCGAACTATTAGATATTGAAACTGAAGAAGAATGGGAATTAGTTGATAGAGTGTTTGAACAATATCAAAAAGATTTAGAAGCTGAAGAATCTGAAGATGACATCGAAGCTTAA
- the ruvX gene encoding Holliday junction resolvase RuvX, producing MKYLGLDLGEKTLGVALSESGIIAHDLLTIRFREKDFNDAADQLVKVIDQYKIDVVVIGLPKHMNNDLGEKGQMVLDFNTLLKTKKQIEIITWDERLSTKSALRILSDSNKKYDKQRALKDQVAAQVILQNYLDSKGRF from the coding sequence TTGAAATATTTAGGACTAGATTTAGGTGAAAAAACTTTAGGTGTTGCATTAAGTGAATCAGGGATTATTGCGCATGATTTATTAACCATTCGCTTTAGAGAAAAAGATTTTAACGATGCAGCAGACCAACTCGTTAAAGTCATTGATCAATATAAAATTGATGTGGTTGTGATTGGATTACCAAAACACATGAATAACGATCTTGGTGAAAAAGGCCAAATGGTTCTAGATTTCAACACATTACTAAAAACAAAAAAACAAATTGAAATTATTACTTGGGATGAAAGATTATCTACTAAGTCAGCCCTTAGAATCTTATCGGATTCAAATAAAAAATACGATAAGCAACGCGCATTAAAAGATCAAGTAGCGGCTCAAGTGATTTTACAAAATTATTTAGACTCGAAAGGAAGATTTTAA
- the alaS gene encoding alanine--tRNA ligase, with protein sequence MRYMSSTEIRETWLKFFESKKHLIEPSASLIPVNDPTLLWINAGVAPLKKYFDGSETPKSRRITNVQKSLRTNDIDNVGRTARHHTFFEMMGNFSIGDYFKPEAIEFGYELLTSEKYFGMPVEKLYITYYPDDQVAKEKWISLGIPADHMIPQPGNFWEIGAGPSGPCTEIFFDRGEKYDKRGKELIEEDIENDRFIEIWNIVFSQYNANPDVPRSEYKELPNKNIDTGAGLERFACVLQGTETNFETDLHYPVILKTQELSGVTYTGQMAFKVISDHIKTLTFAISDGATLSNEGRGYVLRRILRRAIKYGRTIKFNEPFLYKLVDTVVEMMESFYPALRQTKEIVKKIILKEEEKFFATINDGEKHLLSSIKDGSLSGLEAFKLYDTYGFPIELTLEYAAENNITVDVEGFKTALLEQKNRSREARSVKGSMKSQDETYLNFTEPSKFVGYDQLQVEAKIIKIFEDGIVLDQTPFYATMGGQIADTGTINGLVVTDVVKLPHGQYLHRIETDSFTEGDEVLAIVDEATRNLTERNHTATHLLHQAIKDVLGEHAKQQGSYNGPTKFSFDINHYEAIKPEQILKIESIVKEKINEQLAVVTHVLPIDEAKKLGAQMLFGEKYGDVVRVVDINKWSLEFCGGTHVKNTKDIIDFVITSVESIGSGIFRFEGFTNEVVKNQDKYLGHLLEQISQLETKALSIDANVKFEAKPEVKGSFNDILNYRLYVQNLSNLVKNLEKENESKLLNSILASADSFTPNEIKETTYVLTNDLPQASLKPLIDVLYDKMKTEVVILINQTSEKASFLVKTKSKDAKAIIQALAKETLGNGGGKPDFAQGGTQNLEALTNYLKGNGLI encoded by the coding sequence ATGCGATATATGTCATCAACAGAAATTAGAGAAACTTGGTTAAAGTTTTTCGAATCAAAAAAACACTTAATTGAACCATCTGCATCATTAATCCCAGTTAATGACCCAACTTTACTTTGGATTAACGCAGGGGTAGCACCATTAAAAAAATATTTTGATGGTAGTGAAACACCAAAATCAAGAAGAATTACTAACGTTCAAAAATCATTAAGAACAAATGATATTGATAACGTTGGTAGAACAGCACGTCACCATACATTCTTTGAAATGATGGGAAACTTCTCAATTGGTGATTACTTTAAACCTGAAGCAATTGAATTCGGTTATGAATTGTTAACAAGTGAAAAATACTTTGGCATGCCAGTTGAAAAATTATATATAACTTACTATCCAGATGATCAAGTAGCTAAAGAAAAATGGATTTCACTTGGAATTCCAGCAGACCATATGATTCCACAACCAGGTAATTTCTGGGAAATCGGTGCAGGTCCTTCAGGCCCATGTACAGAAATTTTCTTCGATAGAGGAGAAAAATACGATAAACGTGGTAAAGAATTAATTGAAGAAGATATCGAAAATGATAGATTTATTGAAATCTGGAATATCGTATTTAGCCAATACAATGCAAATCCAGATGTTCCACGTAGTGAATATAAAGAACTACCTAATAAAAATATCGATACGGGTGCAGGATTAGAAAGATTTGCGTGTGTTTTACAAGGTACAGAAACAAACTTCGAAACTGACCTTCACTATCCTGTTATCTTAAAAACTCAAGAACTATCAGGGGTTACATACACTGGACAAATGGCTTTCAAAGTCATTTCAGATCATATTAAGACATTAACATTTGCAATCTCTGATGGTGCAACACTTTCAAATGAGGGTAGAGGTTATGTTTTACGTCGTATCTTACGTCGTGCAATTAAGTATGGAAGAACAATTAAGTTTAATGAACCATTCTTATACAAACTAGTTGATACAGTTGTTGAAATGATGGAATCATTCTATCCAGCATTAAGACAAACAAAAGAAATTGTTAAAAAGATTATCTTAAAAGAAGAAGAGAAATTCTTTGCAACAATTAATGATGGTGAAAAACACTTATTGTCAAGTATTAAAGACGGATCTTTAAGTGGATTAGAGGCATTCAAACTTTATGATACTTATGGATTCCCAATTGAATTAACATTAGAATATGCTGCAGAAAATAATATCACAGTTGATGTTGAAGGTTTCAAAACTGCATTATTAGAACAAAAGAACCGTTCAAGAGAAGCAAGAAGCGTCAAAGGTTCAATGAAGAGTCAAGATGAAACTTACTTAAACTTCACAGAGCCATCTAAATTTGTTGGTTATGATCAATTACAAGTTGAAGCAAAAATTATTAAGATTTTTGAAGATGGTATTGTCTTAGATCAAACACCATTCTACGCTACAATGGGTGGACAAATTGCTGATACAGGTACAATCAATGGATTAGTTGTTACAGATGTTGTTAAACTTCCTCATGGACAATACTTACATCGCATTGAAACAGATTCATTTACAGAAGGTGATGAAGTCTTAGCAATCGTTGATGAAGCAACACGTAACTTAACTGAAAGAAACCATACAGCAACACACCTTTTACATCAAGCAATTAAAGATGTATTAGGTGAACACGCTAAACAGCAAGGTTCATACAATGGTCCAACAAAGTTCTCATTTGACATTAACCACTATGAAGCAATTAAACCAGAACAAATCTTAAAGATTGAATCAATCGTTAAAGAAAAAATTAATGAACAGTTAGCAGTAGTTACACATGTTTTACCAATTGACGAAGCGAAAAAATTAGGTGCACAAATGTTATTTGGTGAAAAATATGGTGATGTTGTTAGAGTTGTAGATATCAATAAATGGAGTTTAGAATTCTGTGGTGGTACACACGTTAAGAATACAAAAGATATTATTGATTTTGTAATTACAAGTGTTGAATCAATTGGTTCAGGTATCTTTAGATTTGAAGGCTTCACAAATGAAGTTGTTAAAAATCAAGATAAATACTTAGGGCATTTATTAGAACAAATCAGCCAATTAGAAACTAAGGCTCTATCAATTGATGCAAACGTTAAATTTGAAGCAAAACCAGAAGTTAAGGGAAGCTTCAATGATATCTTAAACTACAGATTATATGTTCAAAATTTATCAAATTTAGTTAAGAATTTAGAAAAAGAAAATGAATCTAAATTATTAAATAGCATTCTAGCATCTGCAGACAGCTTTACTCCAAATGAAATTAAAGAAACAACTTATGTATTAACAAATGACTTACCACAAGCTTCACTAAAACCATTAATCGATGTTTTATATGATAAAATGAAGACAGAAGTTGTGATTTTAATTAATCAAACTTCAGAAAAAGCTTCATTCTTAGTGAAGACTAAGTCTAAAGATGCAAAAGCAATTATTCAAGCTTTAGCTAAAGAAACTTTAGGTAACGGTGGCGGTAAACCTGACTTTGCTCAAGGTGGTACTCAAAACTTAGAAGCGTTAACAAATTACTTGAAAGGTAATGGATTAATTTGA
- a CDS encoding GNAT family N-acetyltransferase — protein MVFIKTFDELTNLELLQIMKLRQEVFMVEQKIIETDIDSHDETCKHLFIKRGGQIVSYARLLYINEQPYVGRVVTDINFRNQGLSTEIIEYLKERHESLALSAQLPKVPFYKKLGFQIVGKKYMEAGIPHQKMIYIK, from the coding sequence ATGGTTTTTATAAAAACTTTTGATGAACTCACTAATTTAGAACTCTTACAAATCATGAAACTACGTCAAGAAGTTTTTATGGTCGAACAGAAAATAATTGAAACAGATATTGATTCACATGATGAAACATGCAAACATCTTTTTATTAAAAGAGGTGGACAAATTGTTTCTTATGCAAGATTACTTTATATAAATGAACAACCTTATGTTGGTCGAGTGGTAACAGATATCAATTTTAGGAATCAAGGATTATCAACTGAAATCATTGAATACTTAAAAGAACGTCATGAATCATTAGCACTTTCTGCACAACTACCCAAAGTACCATTTTATAAAAAATTAGGTTTTCAAATTGTAGGTAAAAAGTATATGGAAGCAGGAATTCCGCATCAAAAAATGATTTACATAAAATAA
- a CDS encoding phosphatase PAP2 family protein yields the protein MDFQLDIIRAIQSIRFGFLDKLMEILTQIGDQFVFMGVVLVIYWFFNKKVAFKLVFSFAFSAVANELIKSVVKIERPFKEDPTLGVGEETSGYSFPSGHAQNTAVISTVLYKEYGKKNNWLKWVLLGAMIIVPLTRVYLGQHYPTDVLAGLALGILAALGLSKLVDLMGDNEHRVGLYMIPFLLLAITILYIIGVDYHHFKNVYVALGALAGFMGGYAIDKMMINNQFKPTGIKVLYRVLIGLIGVVICYVGLSVLFDLISVDNPILDAIRYAIICLYGTCGSAYLFKKLKV from the coding sequence ATGGATTTTCAATTAGATATTATTCGTGCAATTCAAAGTATAAGATTTGGTTTTTTAGATAAGTTAATGGAAATACTTACACAAATTGGTGATCAATTCGTGTTCATGGGTGTTGTGTTGGTGATTTATTGGTTCTTTAATAAAAAAGTTGCATTTAAATTAGTATTCTCATTTGCTTTTAGTGCGGTTGCAAATGAATTAATTAAATCAGTTGTTAAAATTGAGCGTCCATTTAAAGAAGACCCAACGCTTGGTGTGGGAGAAGAAACGAGTGGTTATTCATTCCCATCAGGACATGCTCAAAATACTGCAGTGATTTCAACTGTTTTATATAAAGAGTATGGCAAGAAAAATAACTGGTTAAAATGGGTTTTATTAGGGGCAATGATCATTGTTCCTTTAACAAGAGTTTACTTAGGTCAACACTATCCAACAGATGTTTTAGCTGGCTTAGCATTAGGTATATTAGCAGCATTAGGTTTATCAAAATTAGTGGATTTAATGGGTGATAATGAACATCGAGTTGGGTTATACATGATTCCATTCTTATTACTAGCTATTACTATCCTATATATTATTGGTGTAGATTATCATCACTTTAAAAATGTATATGTTGCATTAGGTGCATTAGCAGGGTTCATGGGTGGATACGCTATTGATAAGATGATGATTAATAATCAATTTAAACCAACGGGTATTAAAGTTTTATATCGTGTATTGATTGGTTTAATTGGGGTTGTAATTTGTTATGTTGGATTAAGTGTATTATTTGATTTAATTTCAGTAGATAATCCGATTTTAGATGCAATCCGTTATGCAATTATTTGCCTATACGGTACATGTGGAAGCGCATATTTATTTAAGAAATTAAAGGTGTAA